In Microbulbifer agarilyticus, the DNA window ACTCCATAAACACTTGTCGCACCGAATTCGGCGCGACAAGCGCGCCTGCTACTCGATTCACATCTAGTCAACTTTTCGCACACCAAGACCGTAATTCGTCAAACAGTCGCGCAAAAGCCCGCCAATTACCGCCGTTACCCTGGCCGCCACATTGGCAAAGTCGTGGCTATCAACTAAAAGTAAGCACGGGAGTATAAATACGACACATAAACAGACCTCCCAATTTCGAGCAACAAGACCAGGGACCGAGTCTATGCCTTTCAAACTTTCGAGCAAGTGCCTCTCAGCACTAGCCACTCTGACCTTCGCCGCCAGTGCTGCCATGCCACTCTATGCGCAGGAAACCAGTTATATCGATGTAATGGGCGTGATGATCCGGGTGGACAAGGACCGCTATACAGAACGTCAGGGGGCCGGCACTCGCGCAACCTTTGGCTGGCAGACCAGCGGCAACTGGTTTACCGAAGTGCAATTGTTTGGGGTAAAGGTGGATCGGGACAGCAATTTAGCACTCTATCCGCAACTAGACACCACCCAGGTTGGCACCCCTACCGCGATTATTGATTCGACTAATTTCAACCCCGGGCTCGTGTCTGGAACAATGGGTGCTGCTACAAGCCCATACATTTACACCGACGCCCTCAAACCCTCCGGCGACCTGGAACTGTCAGGACTGGGCGTTGATGTGGTCTATCACTTCAGCGGACGCGAGGGGTACTCGCCTTTTGTACTCGCTGGTATTGGCGCATCAAATAACAATACCGAGTACGACTATGGCCCAAGAGAGACCAACGGCTTTCTGAACGTCGGCGCAGGTATTGTAAGTGGCGCACTCTCTTCCCGGGGTTTGAAAGTGCGCGCAGAAGTGCGCTACCTACGCGACTTTTTCGCCACCGATATGAGCGATTACCAGTTCGGTATCGGCATCAGTATTCCCTTGCGCTGCCCACCCGCGCCAGCACCCGCGGTGGCCTACATGCCACCCGCCGAGCCAGAGCAGGTTGTCGCGGTTGATCTGGACGACGATGGTGATGGCGTGCTCAACCAGAAAGATCGCTGCCCCAACACGCTACCCGGAGCAAGAGTGGACGAATATGGCTGCGTGATCGCCGACCAGACAATTACTCTGGAAAACATACAGTTTGAATTTAACTCGGCCACGTTAACGGCCCGCGCAGAAGCATCACTCGAAGCCGTGGTGCAATCCCTGCTCAGCCAACCGGATAGTCTTATCGAAGTTGCCGGTCACACCGACAGCCGCGGCAACGACGACTACAACCTACGCTTGTCTGCGCAGCGTGCTGAGTCGGTACGCCGCCATATGGTGTCACGTGGTGTGGATGCCACCCGCATATCGTCCAAGGGGTTTGGCGAGACCCAGCCAGTGGCATCGAACGCGACCGAATCTGGCCGTGCGCAAAACCGCCGCGTCGAACTGACCTTCCGCTGATCAGACCAATTTTCGCGCTTGGAGCCACATTCCAGGCGCGGAATTCTCTTGCTAGCACAATTGCCGACAGCTGCCGGCTTTTTTTATTCACAATCCACAGAATCTGTGGATATCTCTGTTAACAACACCCGGGAAAACGCCGCCAGCCCCCATGATCCGTTGTAACCAGTTTGTGAAGAAAATTTAACCAAATAAATTTTCTGCTTATAAATCAGTAAGTTACAAAAAACTTCAAAACAGGATTGACAAATTTCGTTCGTAACTATCTAGCCTCATTCGTTCACGTCCCGCTGTGGAAAGCTTTTCCCTCTAGCCCCAAAGGGCTAAAAGTTTTTGGCATTTAATTAGTTAACTGGCGAAAAGTAAGCGGCTTGCCCACTTACTGCACAGGCACCCAACACTGGTCAACCAGTGGACACCAAGCAAGAGCGTACAAGCGAAATTAGGCGCCGGGAGGGTACAGATTCCACCGCGTGGCGCTCATGCTAATGAGCGTCGGCAGAAATAAGTTGAGAGAAGAGATTGAGGGAAACTATCTGGAAAACGCGGCCAGCGGGTGGGTAGTGGTGATCCCCATTTGCACGCGCGCACCGGGCTCCGCTTGGACTTCGTGGCTGGTGCGTACCTTGAGCTGCACGCCGTCACCAACTTGCACCGCATACAGGCGCGAGCAGCCCTCGTAGCGCACCCAATCCACCACACCATTGCCAATTTCAGATGGCACCAGAGACAAATCATCTGGCCGCAACAGTAGATCAACCGCCCCACGGGCGTCATCGATCGGTATACCCGGTGCCGGGCCAAGTTCGGTGGTTACCTGGCGCCCATCGAGCACGCCCGGGAGAAAGCTTGCCTCCCCCAGAAATCGAGCGACAAAACGGCTGGCGGGTTCGGCGAAGCATTTCTCCGGAGAGTCCAGCTGCTCCAACTTGCCACCATTGAGAATTCCCACCCGGTCACCAATTGAAAGTGCCTCTTCCTGATCGTGGGTCACCCAGATCGCGGGGATACCTGCAGCTTTGAGCGCCTCGCGGATTTCCCAGCGCAGGCTGTCTTTCAGCGCCGCATCCAAGTTGGACAGCGGCTCATCGAGGAGAATAAACGCCGGCTGGTGCGCAATGGTTCGAGCCAGCGCGACGCGCTGCTTCTGCCCACCGGACAGGCTGGCGGGCTTGGCCTGACGGAACGCTTCCAACCCCAACAGCTTCAACCAGTGGTCTGCCAGCGAAGTGTCTTTCAGGCGAAAGCACACATTTTCCTGCACGGTGAGGTGGGGAAACAGAGCGAAATCCTGAAACACCATGCCGACATTGCGTTTCTCTGGCGGTACCGGGCGCTTGGGGGTTGAGCTCCAGTTACCCAGTGAAATCTCACCCTCGGTTACCGGGATCAAACCTGCCAGCGCCTGCAGAATGGTGGTTTTGCCGCAGCCGGTCGGGCCGACAAGCATCAACACCTCATCCTTTCCCAGGGCGAGATTGAGATTGTCCACCACGCGCGTGGAACCGTAATCAACAGACAGGTTGCGAACGTTCAGCATTATCGCGACTATTTTCCAGAAACTTCGAGTTCGGCCCGGCGCTCACCGGACAACATCAGCGCCAGCCCCAGTGCTGACATCAATACCAGTAACAGGCCGGGAATGGCTGCGCGGCCAAAATACCCCGCTTCGTATACACGCCACAAGTAGGTAGCCAGGGTTTCGAACCCGGTGGGCCCCAACATCAGCGTGGCGGGCAGCTCCCGCATAGCCTCAAGGAACACCAGTGCGGCGCCGGCAATCATACCGCGCATGGTCAGCGGTAACGTAACCCGCTGAAACGCTTCCCGGGGGCTGGCCCCCAGTACACGCGCTGCCTTTACCAGGCTTGAATCCAAACCCTCGGCGGTTGAGCGCACAGAACTAACCGCCAGCGGCAAGAATCGCAATACGTAACACAGCACCAGCAAACCCAGAGTCTGGTACAGAAACGGCAGCTTCAGGCCGACATACACCAGTGCGGTACCCATTACGATACCCGGCACACCAAATCCAAAGTACGTCACTCGCTCCATGATACGGCCCGCGCGACCGGCAATGGCCGCGTGCGCGACCGGAATCGCGAGCACCACCGCACATGCCGCAGCCAGGAACGAAGCGTGTACAGAGTTCCACGCATAGCGCAGGTCAAAACCAGCGTTGCCCTCGCGCGCAAGCCACACCGCGAAAATGGCGAGAGGCAACACTACCGCCAGCAGAATCACCGGGGAAACGGCCACACCAATCATCCAGCGCTGCCAGCTATTGGGCCAAAGCGTGAGGTGGCGGCCGGGTTTCTCACGGCTACCACGCACTCGGGATTCCAAAAACAGCACTAACCCGACAATTGCCAGCAGCTGTAACGACAGCATCGCCGCCTGGCTCAAACCAAATGCGTTGTACTCGACAAAGATCACCCTGGTGAAAGTATCCAGCCGCATAATCGCCGGCGTACCAAAATCAGACAGGGTATACAGGGCCACCAGTAATCCGCCGGCGGCAATTCCGGTGGCAACACGGGGCAACACCACCTTGAGCAGGCTCATTTCGAGAGACATGCCCAACGTGCGCGCCGCGTTCACCAGGCTCGCATCCAG includes these proteins:
- a CDS encoding OmpA family protein, with translation MPFKLSSKCLSALATLTFAASAAMPLYAQETSYIDVMGVMIRVDKDRYTERQGAGTRATFGWQTSGNWFTEVQLFGVKVDRDSNLALYPQLDTTQVGTPTAIIDSTNFNPGLVSGTMGAATSPYIYTDALKPSGDLELSGLGVDVVYHFSGREGYSPFVLAGIGASNNNTEYDYGPRETNGFLNVGAGIVSGALSSRGLKVRAEVRYLRDFFATDMSDYQFGIGISIPLRCPPAPAPAVAYMPPAEPEQVVAVDLDDDGDGVLNQKDRCPNTLPGARVDEYGCVIADQTITLENIQFEFNSATLTARAEASLEAVVQSLLSQPDSLIEVAGHTDSRGNDDYNLRLSAQRAESVRRHMVSRGVDATRISSKGFGETQPVASNATESGRAQNRRVELTFR
- a CDS encoding ABC transporter ATP-binding protein, coding for MLNVRNLSVDYGSTRVVDNLNLALGKDEVLMLVGPTGCGKTTILQALAGLIPVTEGEISLGNWSSTPKRPVPPEKRNVGMVFQDFALFPHLTVQENVCFRLKDTSLADHWLKLLGLEAFRQAKPASLSGGQKQRVALARTIAHQPAFILLDEPLSNLDAALKDSLRWEIREALKAAGIPAIWVTHDQEEALSIGDRVGILNGGKLEQLDSPEKCFAEPASRFVARFLGEASFLPGVLDGRQVTTELGPAPGIPIDDARGAVDLLLRPDDLSLVPSEIGNGVVDWVRYEGCSRLYAVQVGDGVQLKVRTSHEVQAEPGARVQMGITTTHPLAAFSR
- a CDS encoding ABC transporter permease: MTHWPRSYPLAALIALLAILPIGVLFDLAASEAQFFDAHNLRVLTNTLLLMVFTVLGSVLIGVPLAFVTAYVQFPMRRLWLVILAAPLAIPSYIGAFTIYAAFGRGGEIHNLLGIPLPAMDGLLGASLVMILYSYPFVMLTTRASLLSLDASLVNAARTLGMSLEMSLLKVVLPRVATGIAAGGLLVALYTLSDFGTPAIMRLDTFTRVIFVEYNAFGLSQAAMLSLQLLAIVGLVLFLESRVRGSREKPGRHLTLWPNSWQRWMIGVAVSPVILLAVVLPLAIFAVWLAREGNAGFDLRYAWNSVHASFLAAACAVVLAIPVAHAAIAGRAGRIMERVTYFGFGVPGIVMGTALVYVGLKLPFLYQTLGLLVLCYVLRFLPLAVSSVRSTAEGLDSSLVKAARVLGASPREAFQRVTLPLTMRGMIAGAALVFLEAMRELPATLMLGPTGFETLATYLWRVYEAGYFGRAAIPGLLLVLMSALGLALMLSGERRAELEVSGK